DNA sequence from the Plodia interpunctella isolate USDA-ARS_2022_Savannah chromosome 19, ilPloInte3.2, whole genome shotgun sequence genome:
tatgtataagtaccATACTGAAATTCGTTAACGCAGAATTCGAACGCTACGTAAGAATTAGAACTGTACGAACGACCTTTTAAACACTGATCTCTAGTAGCTTTTctttatgaatgaaatgaaattacatCTTATACTTACTCACATTTGTAGTGTTCATAATTGTGATATTAGAATTAGAAAGGTGTAAATAAACACTTGACTtgaatatatatcttttactTATCAATCAAAAGTAAAGTCATAATGtctaggtattttttttgtatttgactTGACTTCCAAGCTTTTTGCGCCCTGCGCGTAAGCCTCTCTGATATCAGATTTGAATGGTTTTTCATGTTTAGAATATTTAGTTGGTGGAGGCCCATAGTAGTCATATATAGGAGGTGGAGCGATTTCAGCATGATCTTTATCAGATATCCTTTCTTCTGATttgttttgattgtttttaCCACCATTATTATCATCgtctaattcatttattatgggACTTGGCTCTTGacttttaacaaaattccgatattttactttttcatttttcttactagttgaaaaataaagtccTTTTTCTTCGTTCACATAATTAATGTCCGGTGGTGATGGCGATTTTTTGCGCCTTACATCAGCCCATGTCTTTTTGACTGGAGCTTTAGTCTGTGCATCAACTAAATTTCCTTTatcatcaaatataaattgagaTTTCGAAGCAGTTGAAGTCTGTGGTGGCGCAAATTCATCTATCCGTTTGTCTCTTTGCTGTTCCACATATTCTTCTTGTGTCATTTCTCTGAATTTCTTTACTTTTTCCTCAACGCCTTCTTTACCAATATCCCAGTCCCGAACGTAAGCTTCGCGTAATTTCTGCCGttccttttctttttcttcttttattctTCTTTCCTCTTCCGTTGCTTTCGCATCCGCTTCTTCTTTGTGTTGCGTTAGGTATTCCAGTAAACAAGTTGCAAAATCTTTTGGTTTTTCTGAAAAAGTAAttcagtattttaatttacctgATCATAATTTATCTTAATATTGTCTAATATAGTAatagctttattttttgtttcaatatttgttatcaatgtacctacttagcgAATAACAGTTTTGAATCTGTGAATTATGTAGAAAATATAGATGACACCTGTGTATATGAACCTAGCACGCCTTGCCCCTAGGGCGTTGGGAGCATAAGTGAAGCGATACCCACCTGCAGGTTCATCCTCCGGCGGCAGCCCCTTGCGGGCGCGCTGCCgggcgcgcgccgccgccagCCGCGCGGCCGCCAGCTGCTGTCGCTGCGCGCGCGCCTGCTCCGACTCCTGCTGCGCCCGCAACGTCTCCTGCCGGCGCTTCATCAGCTCCTCCATCTGCTTCCGGCGCTCCGCCTCGTCCGTACTGAACGAGTAGTAGCCCACGCCGTGGATGCGAGCCTCTGTACGATTGTTATCGAGTTAAAGCCTAGTGCGAATGGTGCGAGTGCCTAGATTATATTACCCTATCGATCTGTTTGCCGTTCCACTttagctttaatttttattttaaattgaaattccCGAGGGTCGATTTCAAGAGTCGCACTGTACTGTATACATGTATCCACTGCATGTACAGTACATTGCGaaaagcaataaatgatttgaattgaattaaaagAAGACACAAACAGGAAGGCCAGCAGCGAGATGGGTAGATTACATCATCATACGTGGATTAGGTTAACACAGGATAGAGAAGGTTGGTGTAAAAGAGAGg
Encoded proteins:
- the LOC128678073 gene encoding coiled-coil domain-containing protein 174 isoform X2; translation: MAFGVRSKNHMGVLCLVSLKAELLRKQEEVNEKKQSPLNKIENFKPAAARISQTEKDAKSSKKSFKESLKAIDTEELEACRKAKLALEKKAELYEHLSDGAGTSQLTSRFLVDFNTKKQQECVKSDQEDDGSCEVDESDWTEFTDCLGRTRKCLKSDLELFKQKDGQLSRSVTKERLNPEIIDGNDRQEAGMVSEKPLLVQKTNDYLQSLREKWEEKERELIAKDKDIHYQDLLFDEARIHGVGYYSFSTDEAERRKQMEELMKRRQETLRAQQESEQARAQRQQLAAARLAAARARQRARKGLPPEDEPAEKPKDFATCLLEYLTQHKEEADAKATEEERRIKEEKEKERQKLREAYVRDWDIGKEGVEEKVKKFREMTQEEYVEQQRDKRIDEFAPPQTSTASKSQFIFDDKGNLVDAQTKAPVKKTWADVRRKKSPSPPDINYVNEEKGLYFSTSKKNEKVKYRNFVKSQEPSPIINELDDDNNGGKNNQNKSEERISDKDHAEIAPPPIYDYYGPPPTKYSKHEKPFKSDIREAYAQGAKSLEVKSNTKKIPRHYDFTFD
- the LOC128678073 gene encoding coiled-coil domain-containing protein 174 isoform X1; translated protein: MNDQSTKKILFNKSTLVSLKAELLRKQEEVNEKKQSPLNKIENFKPAAARISQTEKDAKSSKKSFKESLKAIDTEELEACRKAKLALEKKAELYEHLSDGAGTSQLTSRFLVDFNTKKQQECVKSDQEDDGSCEVDESDWTEFTDCLGRTRKCLKSDLELFKQKDGQLSRSVTKERLNPEIIDGNDRQEAGMVSEKPLLVQKTNDYLQSLREKWEEKERELIAKDKDIHYQDLLFDEARIHGVGYYSFSTDEAERRKQMEELMKRRQETLRAQQESEQARAQRQQLAAARLAAARARQRARKGLPPEDEPAEKPKDFATCLLEYLTQHKEEADAKATEEERRIKEEKEKERQKLREAYVRDWDIGKEGVEEKVKKFREMTQEEYVEQQRDKRIDEFAPPQTSTASKSQFIFDDKGNLVDAQTKAPVKKTWADVRRKKSPSPPDINYVNEEKGLYFSTSKKNEKVKYRNFVKSQEPSPIINELDDDNNGGKNNQNKSEERISDKDHAEIAPPPIYDYYGPPPTKYSKHEKPFKSDIREAYAQGAKSLEVKSNTKKIPRHYDFTFD